One Drosophila teissieri strain GT53w chromosome X, Prin_Dtei_1.1, whole genome shotgun sequence genomic window, GCCAAATTACTAAAAATTTGAACTACTAAATGGAAACATTAGAAATGTTTTGAGTCTTGAATCAATCGGTTGGATGGTCTTGGTCAGTTCCCTGAGAGTCTGCGATTATTGGTTTGCCGTAGAGCAGgactttggccaaaatggaCTTGCAGCCCGAGGCGGTGGCATCGATACTGCGGATTATCTCATCTACGTGCTCATCTTCCAGCTGCACCATCGCGATAGCGGCTTCCCTGCGGATGCAGTCGAACAGATGTGTGGATTCCAGTGTTGCGTAGGTGATCACATGAGTGTATGGCAAATTTCGCAGGGTCTCCATATCCATCTTAAATGCCTTGCTGGACTGCATGCTATTCACGTTAAAGATGAGCACAACGGTCAAGAGTTTCTGGTGCGGATGCTCAGTGTGGTTGGCGATGTCTTTGCCCATACTTATAAGTTGGTTGATTGCAGGTACGAATTGAGCATCCTTCGGCGTCATGTTGTCAATAAGGATCATATTCTGGCCGCAAACTGTAAGGTCAGATAGCATGCTCTTCAGCAGGCGCAAAGAACGATAGCCGCTCCAGGAATGTGTCTTCACGTTCTCGGACCAGGGAAAGTTTTCCCGCAAGATGCGCGCAGTGTGGCTCTTGCCCACGCCTGAGGTGCCCACCAGGACGATGGTCTGTTTAGAAGATAATCAGGGGTATTAATACTTAAAAT contains:
- the LOC122623956 gene encoding uncharacterized protein LOC122623956, translating into MTTSNTLMLKPDGVVSTTMRNARRRRRVLRRLLENRRAEDRVANFHFTCGGDQKKTPLRSWVFLILAIAAGASLTLRLTNLSTVGGFLENYKNQYHSIVHNQDNYCNPSQRLGNMVQHARHQVLNQNQALDQLELALDSTAKKTIVLVGTSGVGKSHTARILRENFPWSENVKTHSWSGYRSLRLLKSMLSDLTVCGQNMILIDNMTPKDAQFVPAINQLISMGKDIANHTEHPHQKLLTVVLIFNVNSMQSSKAFKMDMETLRNLPYTHVITYATLESTHLFDCIRREAAIAMVQLEDEHVDEIIRSIDATASGCKSILAKVLLYGKPIIADSQGTDQDHPTD